In the Anolis sagrei isolate rAnoSag1 chromosome 1, rAnoSag1.mat, whole genome shotgun sequence genome, attcatagaatcatagaatcaaagatttggaagagacctcctgggccatccagtccaaccccattctgccaagaagcaggaatattgcattcaaatcacccctgacagatggccatccagcctctgtttaaaagcttccaaagaaggagcctccaccacactccggggcagagagttccactgctgaacggctctcacagtcaggaagttcttcctcatgttcagatggaatctcctctcttgtagtttgaagccattgttccgcatcctagtctccagggaagcagaaaacaagcttgctccctccctcctccctgtggcttcctctcacatatttatacatggctatcatatctcctctcagccttctcttcttcaggctaaacatgcccagctccttaagccgctcctcatagggcttgttctccagaccttttatcattttagttgctctcctctggacacattccagcttgtcaatatctctcttgaattgtggtgcccagaactggacacaatattccagatgtggtctaaccaaagcagaatagaggggtagcattacttccctagatctagacactatgctcctattgatgcaggccagaatcccattgtcttcttttgccgccacatcacattgttggctcatgtttaacttgttgtccacaaggactccaagacctttttcacacgtactgctctcgagccaggcatctcccattttgtatctttgcatttcgtttttcctgccaaagtggagtatcttgcatttgtcactgttgcatGATTAGTGGGTCTGGATGTTGTGCTGGGTGGGACGCCTGCCGTTTTCCAATCCAACAGCCTTGGAGAGCTGCACAGAGGCCTGTCCCATTTTACAACTGTGCTATACCGTTGGCCCTCCACACTCgtggtttgacttttgcagatttggttattCACAGACctgattaaaatattctttctagAAATCTATAAGTCTTTCAGTGCGACTCTGTGGTCAGTGTTGACATCGGAGGACTTAGGAATTCCTTGAGAGCACACctctttatgtttatgtttttatggttagatacaattttattatttgtgACTTTGTGTGATTTTACGTTTTATTTATAATCTGTTGTTTGATGTCAATTGGCATTGggattgtaatctgccctgagtccccttggggagatagggcggaatataaagtattttaaactgttttttatactgtgttatggtaGCATggaatttctgctgttcttgttgtgaaccgctgtgagtcgcctaagggctgagaacagcggtatacaaataaagtaaataaataaattattattattattattattattattatttactctcaTGGCAGCCCTAACTCCAATGAATGTGGGGGACTGAATCATATGAGCAATGTTGCCAGAAGGCTTTAGTTGTTTCCTTTGCCTTCTTGATAATATGGACTGTGCTTGTTATCTATTTAAAAGCTGTGCTTTAAATTTTCATCATGcagagaggggttttttttaatttttttttatttatttatttctgttgcttctaccccgcccttctcaccccgggggggggggggggacgggactcagggcggcttacacaagcaaggcacaattcgatgcccgcattacatacAGCAAGGAACAACAACATCAGTTAACGACAGCAATTTTAGCAataaacaacaattaacaattaccTGTTGGTGATAAAGTTAGTGCTTTTTAGTAGGTGTGTTTTGGGGTGGAAGTTACGTCAAAGAATCTcatgaagagaccccaagagtcaTCAATTCCAATCTGGTTCTTTCAGATAGGAATCTACCATGcctctagcacaggcatgggccaactttggccctcatccaggtgttttgggcttcagctcccacaattcctaacagcctaccatgCTAAAGAAGGCATAGGCCAACaggtgctaggaattgtgggagttgaaatccaaaatacttggaggaggACCAAAATTGGCCCATGTCTTCTCTAGCATGGTAGTTCAGGGCTTCCAAGTGTTGTATAGTGTTTGAGAGAATTGAACCATGCATTCACTCCCAGCCTTGGTTCTTTTGCAGGATCCCCTACGGCCctcacctccttccctcccacctctgCGTTGACCTAGACCTGGCCAAGACCTGTCCCTGTGGGCGCTCCTGCTTGAACTGCTTCATCCAGACCACGCTGACCATGAACCTGCACAGCGTGGCCCACACCGTGGTCCTAGTGGACAACATGGGCGGCACCGAGGCCCCCCTCCTCTGCTTCTTCTGCTCCCTGACCTGCTACTCCTGCTTCCTGGACAGACACCTGCGAAGCAACAGCAACGGCCGGGGGCCCTGAGCACAggcctccctcctctctccccttcACCTTCTGCACATGCTCCAGTGCCTCTCTGCTGACCCTGAGGATTCCCTACTTGGTTTCCCACAGATTGTTAGCAGGATACAGGAAACACTCTATGTTTGGGTTCGATTGAGGTCTGATGTGTGTATTTGCAGCCCAAAGGACAACATTGCCTGGGGACCCCAAGGTTATCCATCACCCTATGCTACATGGGACTCTGTTGAGTAAGGAACGCTGGGTCAGGTCCAGGTATCAAAGCACAATGAGTCAGAACGAGAGAGCAAGCTAATCTCCTTTTACATCATcttaaaagaggaaggaaagggagcttGGCATTTCAACAATGCAACTCAGATGAAGAAACTAAGTTTGTTGAAGAGAGAACAAGGCAATTTAGGGCTCTCTAGATATTGCTCGATCCTCATCTCCCACCATTAAATTGGTTTGCGGTCCAATCAAACCACTTCCCCCCTGGCTTGTTTCTCTTCCCTGAAACTGCCGTTTGCCTACTGGGATTCCTTGCTCTTGGTGGCAAGTGTATGTGTCCCTTCATCCACACCACTGAGTGGTTGGTCCTTTGGCCCTCTCAAAACTACGCTCCAACCAAGAATATAATGACTTGTCCTTGTTAGAAGTGGGAAGTCTCAGTAGCACGTCTcgaaggcctcttctacactgccatataaaatccagattatctgatttaaaccggattatttggcagtgtagactcataatcaagttcaaaacagatgtgtcttatctgatttgataatctggattatatggcagtgtagaagcagcctaggggcccttccacatagccctatatcccagaatatcaaggcagaaaatcccacattatcagagtgtggactcagataaatcagttcaaagcagatattgtgggattttctgccttgatattctgggatatagggctgtgtggaagggcccgaagaTAGATCAAACAGGGCCCACAATGTTTAGAAGCCTCGCTGGCTTGGAATGAAAGGTGTTCTGTTTGCATAGCAACAGAACTCAAGGCTTCAAACATTTGAGTTCTATTTACATCATAGTTGAAGACCTAGAGACCTTCcgctcagccctatatcccagaacatcaaggcagaaaatcccacaatatctgctttgaattgggttatctgagcccacactcagctattctgggatatagggttgtgtggaagggctcctaatCCTTGAACATGATGCTCTTGCTGAACATGTACCAGTTTTATGTTATATGTTTCTgcaatgtttatttaaaaaatccttgCCTTAAAACACATCCAATCAATGTTTACTGACAGATTGATGCAAAACTATTACATGCAGAGGTATTTGGGAATGGCTTCCTGACTAATCCTCCAGGCAGCTCTGCAAAAATTATCTTATTTGattacaaaataaaatatgcaaaaattcAGGGGTTGTGTGCTGTCCTTTGTGTGGTTTCTGCTTGTCTGTTGCCTTCCTGAAGACTTATTTGGGCAAGGAGTGGGTCTCTTGGTGGCCAGGGACAGGAAATGTGGAAAAAGTTGAGTGGTGGAAAGAGGATGGGGGAAGAGGGGGggaaatgggaggaggaggagggaagaggaaaggatggaaggacaggaggaaggaggtagatcaggcatgggcaaactttggccctcaaggtgttttggacttcaattcccacaattccttacagccttgGGCCCCTTTTTCTTCCTCAGCTGCTTTagctgtagatcaggcatgggcaaacttgcttAAGCAGCCGTggtgaaaaaggaaagggcctgtgactgttaggaattgtgggagttgaagtccaaaatacctggagggcccaggtttgcccatgcctgatctagattgtCAAATACATCTAATCTAAGTATGTCGTCTCCCTAAACaaatacattgcaatattctATCCAATTTTCCCCTCCCATAGCTAATAAAATCTACCCTCATATCTACTTTAGtaaatcaaggacatctaatcacctctcaacaaaagattgccccaggcactgccaggccatcaaatgctaatcaaggtggtcacttgaaacattcacacctagctccaacagacaagagttctttgtcccaccctggtcattccacagatatataaacccctttttcctacttccaacagacctcacaacctctgaggatgcttgccatagatgcaggcgaaacgtcaggagagaatgcctctagaccatggccatatagcccgaaaaaacctacaacaacccattttgataaatgtttttaatgtttatgtatgaatTTGtgtctcggcattgaatgtttgccgtatatttactgtgctctgccctgagtctcctttggggtgagaagggtggaatttcaatgttttaaataaataaataataaaaatgtgagtacatagggaggagggagcaggcttgttttccgctgccctggaaaataggaagcagaacaatggcttcaaactatgggaaagaagattccacctgaatattaagaagaactttctaactgagaactgttcagcagtggaactctgtcccAGAGGATGGTGAAAAATCCttcttggaggctttcaaacagaggctggatggccacctgtcgggggtgctttgaaggcaattttcctgcttcttggcagaatggggttggactggatgatggcccgcaaggtctcttccaatcctaTGATCCTAAGAgggtgttcctcaacctgggggtcgggacccctgggggagggtcgcgagagggtgtcagaggggtcgccaaagactatcagaaaccaaatttttctgttggtcatgggggttctgtgtgggatgtgtgGTCcaatttctatcattggtggagttcagaatgctctttgttggtgaactataaatcccagcaactacaactctcaaatgtcaaactccagcagtattcaccTTGGGGCatatgagtattcatgccaaatttggtccagatccatcattattagagtccacagtgctctctgggtacaattcccaaactcaaggtcgatgcccaccaaacccttccagtactttctgttggtcgtgggagttgtgtgtgccaagtttggttcaattcctttgttGGTGGGATTCGGAAGGCTCTTTGATaataggtgaacgataaatcccagcaactacaactcccaaatgacaaaatcaaccccccccccccaaccttaagcggctgagggggaaaaggaaagggcctgtggctgttaggaatggtgggagttggagtccaaaacacttggaggtccaaagtttgcccatgcctgctctggctTTATGATTCCTCATGAAAGTGAGAAAACCCAAACATATATCTTCCTAcactttggactccaactcccaccattcctaacagcctcaggtcctttcctttacccacctcagccgcttaaggttggtgtgtgtgtgagtcCCACCTAGTCATAACAACCTTTCTCCTCAATCCTACCTCAGGAAGGTGCCCGAgaatgttaggaatggtgggagttggagtccaaagcacctgaagggagggagggaggacccaagtAGGCCGAAGCCTAGTCATGACAACCTTTcatacagtcatagaatcaaagagtgggaagagacctggtgggccatccagtccaaccccattcagccaagaagcaggaatattgcattcaaatcacccctgacagatggccatccagcctctgtttaaaagcttccaaagaaggagcctccaccacactccggggcagagagttccactgctgaacagctctcacagtcaggaagttcttcctcgtgtttagatggaatctcctttcttgtagtttgaagccattgctccattgcgtcctagtctccagggaagcagaaaacaagcttgcttcctcctccctgtggcttctcctcacatatttatacatggctatcatatctcagccttctcttcttcagctccttaagccgctcctcatagggtttgttctgcagacccttgatcatcttagtcgctctcctctggacacattccagcttagagtcaatctctctcttgaattgtgtgcccagaatttcctctcctctccttctctgaGGAAAACAAGGACACAGGTAGGACTGAGGAGAAAAGTTGATAGGACTaggcctacttgggccctccctcccttcaggtgttttggactccaactcccaccattcctgacagcctcaggccctttcctctgGTAGGActgatctagggaagtcatgctccccatgctctgttttgctttagttagaccactttacctggaatattgtgtccaattctgggcaccactccttctttggaagcttttaaacagaggctggatggccatctgtcaggggtgctttgaatgcaatattcctgcttcttggcagaatgaggttggactggatggcccaggaggtctctcccaactctaggattctagaattctatgatctttcttcctcttcttccttccatctttggaggcttttaaacagaggctggatggccatctgtcgggggtgatttgaatgcaatattcctgcttcttggcacaaaggggttggactggatggcccaagaggtctcttccaactctaggattctatgatctttcttcctcttcttccttccttctttggatgcttttaaacagaggctggatggccatctgtcaggggtgctttgaatgcaatattcctgcttcttggcagaatgaggttggactggatggcccatgatgtctctcccaactctaggattctagaattctatgatctttcttcctcttcttccttccttctttggaggcttttaaacagaggctggatggccatctgtcgggggtgatttgaatgcaatattcctgcttcttggcacaaaggggttggactggatggcccaggaggtctcttccaattctaggattctatgatcttccttccttccttccttccttccttccttccttctttggaagcttttaagcagaggctggatggccagctgtcaggggtgatttgaatgcaatattcttgcttcttggccgaattgggttggaatggatggcccaggaggtctcttccaactctttgattctatgagtctatgaaacggaaggggaggagccaagggTGGGAGAGGGAGGAAGCGGAAGTAGAGGGGCGTGTCTTTCCTCGCCTCTTCCGGCGTCATTCTGCAGGCGTTCCCTGAGAGGAGCGGATCATCTtgtcccttcctgccttcctccctccatccctgccTTCCTTGGAGGCGATGGCTGGGCTTCCTCGGGGAGTCCTTCCCTGCCTTGTGCCTCCTTCTGTGGGTGTTCCTCGGGGCTGGAGGCGAGGCCTGTGAGCCGGGGCCTGTCCTGGCCTAGCCTGCCTCTCCTCCCTGGctgccttctttcttcctccccctcgaGGGCCATGAGGCTGCGCATCTACAAGCGCAAAGTGCTGGCCTTGCTCCTGGCCTTGGGTGCTGCCGCCGCCTGTGCCTTGACTCTGTGGGGAAGCGGAGGAGGAGGCCGGCCCGAAGGAGGAGAAGCCTTCACCCCACACTCGCCTTCCTTCCCCGGCACTAGgggccttctccttcctcctccgctTCCTCATTTGTTTCCCCACAACGCTTCCGCCTTCCCGCCACCACCGCCTTCGAAGCCGCCCAGAGAGGAAGAGGACGAAGACGAGGACGGCCTGTCTTTGCTCTCCGGACCCAACGCCACGCTCCGCCTCCGCTCTTTAATCTACCGCCTCAACTTTGACCAGCCCTTGCGCAACGCCCACAAGTGGAGACCACTCACCGCGGATCATGGAAACGATGCCGCGGATACGGGGGCGCCTTGGGTGGCGCTGGTGGTGCAAGTGCATTCCCGCCCGGAGCATTTGTCCCTGTTGCTGGGCTCCCTCCGCCAGGCCAAGGGCGTCGAGCGGGTGCTGCTGGTGCTCAGCCATGACGTGTGGAGCCCCGAGCTGAACGCGCTGGCCTCCGCCGTGGACTTCTGCGCCGTCCTGCAGATCTTCTTCCCTTTCAGTTTGCAGCTCTACCCGGAGGAGTTCCCGGGCCCCGACCCGCGGGACTGTCCCCGCGACTTAGGGCGAGCGGCCGCCCTGCAGCGAGGCTGCCTCAACGCCCGCTTCCCGGACTCCTTCGGGCACTACCGCGAAGCCGCCTTCGCCCAGGCCAAGCAC is a window encoding:
- the MGAT2 gene encoding alpha-1,6-mannosyl-glycoprotein 2-beta-N-acetylglucosaminyltransferase, which produces MRLRIYKRKVLALLLALGAAAACALTLWGSGGGGRPEGGEAFTPHSPSFPGTRGLLLPPPLPHLFPHNASAFPPPPPSKPPREEEDEDEDGLSLLSGPNATLRLRSLIYRLNFDQPLRNAHKWRPLTADHGNDAADTGAPWVALVVQVHSRPEHLSLLLGSLRQAKGVERVLLVLSHDVWSPELNALASAVDFCAVLQIFFPFSLQLYPEEFPGPDPRDCPRDLGRAAALQRGCLNARFPDSFGHYREAAFAQAKHHWWWKLHFAWERLRALRGLPEPGLLLFLEEDHFLAPDALHVLRRLWDMRQRECPECQVLSLGSYAAVRADDADFAAKARAAELKTWKSTEHNMGLAFPRETYRQLAACSEAFCAYDDYNWDWTLQHLTVGCLPRFWKVLLPQVPRVFHTGGDCGMHHSKKKDKAAADKASAACHPAAQIRKVEALLAAHRDSLFPEAMALSKRFPLAPLSPHVKNGGWGDIRDHELCKSYQRLQ